The following proteins are co-located in the Engraulis encrasicolus isolate BLACKSEA-1 chromosome 2, IST_EnEncr_1.0, whole genome shotgun sequence genome:
- the kank2 gene encoding KN motif and ankyrin repeat domain-containing protein 2 yields the protein MAQVLHMDTSFPGKLNPPAPASLHGKESDPAAAAGGAAPYSVETPYGYRLDLDFLKYVNDIEKGNTIKRVPIQRRPRYGSLPRGYGYTGSWWTSTESLCSNASVDSRHSSFSYCAPGYHHPHQHPSSSGSHGGHHHHLSSASAAATMQRPSFSAARVEKTLLDARRKLEEEKDGGGSRRFSNLGSMHSSVAGSTCSLSSAHSYNRSHAAGGGGGGAGGGGGGGGGGSYTPMSSGLSTPVSPTPAHLQHVREQMAAALRKIRELEDQVKTIPVLQVKISVLQEEKRQLSVQLKSQKFLGHTLGFSGGSVGGGGPRGGRPRGELYIDIPEEDTTATGETTITTTTTTVTSPTGSSSSSSRGALSPTSPPPQQPQDSGCEIEDTVIVGGARPGARREVRTIGVGPEEEDAAAAAAEEKKTKKEAQEQKEEEEIISYRQVGVGVCEEDLGLPPETASLKTQVGRLEAQLKKAMEELQSAQEQAEAAQRERERQAHSQPQPPPAPAPAAPSQPQAEHPVRATSVGWQEQPVPQQGGGGRVGGGGGGGSCLQTVVSFTQQPRQREQRTVGIQVYTLEQPMLVRAQGGVVSGAGVIEGPYRGQAEAPSLDEGPRELPIAISSMQVREVLQRSEVSSSVPVTSPVVVIETECHQVTSLSQGSSESEPCQHVTVETIQAQESTKPASPQSSLRSIMKRKADGEPGSPTTKKNLQFIGVNGGYESTSSEESSSESSDEESDTSEYHEAPEKPAESATAPPTAQPTTQPPPPPPKPARSPEITAQLRAAQQSANETLALQSASQSPATEAAPLQVVSQPAATAEATETSATQTPATAPVPPQASSSSSLEQTNANQEVVPPTEQAAVQPASSSPPVSEQTAPQQAAPTATVTAQSVVQSTATETTAPTPQQQASQSQTTDLTPQQGANQSPATDSSSQQPTSQSPAEEPTYENVRPMAPARQETKLELSESLMSALHTLQKALGEPNAFSQQGARTAYTTVLQEWLRVSCHKGADTGVVRAHMDSFAAVSPQLLEFVINMADGNGNTALHYTVSHSNFPVVKLLLDTGLCNADKQNKAGYTAIMLTALAAFSSDSDLQTVLQLLRTGDVNAKASQAGQTALMLAVSHGRGDMVRALLSCGAQVNLRDDDGSTALMCACEHGHVDIVRQLLSVPGCDATLTDNDGSTALSIALEASQNDIAVLLYAHLNFAKPPSPVSPKSPLLGSSPPTV from the exons ATGGCTCAGGTGCTGCATATGGACACCAGCTTcccag GGAAGCTCAACCCCCCTGCGCCCGCTTCCCTGCACGGAAAGGAGTcggacccagcagcagcagcagggggggCGGCGCCCTACTCGGTGGAGACCCCCTACGGCTACCGTCTGGACCTGGACTTCCTCAAGTACGTCAACGACATCGAGAAGGGCAACACCATCAAGCGCGTGCCCATCCAGCGCCGGCCCCGCTACGGCTCGCTGCCGCGCGGCTACGGCTACACGGGCTCCTGGTGGACCTCCACCGAGTCGCTGTGCTCCAACGCTAGCGTGGACAGCCgacactcctccttctcctactgCGCGCCGGgctaccaccacccccaccagcaCCCCTCCTCCTCTGGTTCCCATggcggccaccaccaccacctgtcctCAGCCTCGGCCGCCGCCACCATGCAGAGGCCCAGCTTCAGCGCGGCCCGCGTGGAGAAGACCCTGCTGGACGCACGCCgcaagctggaggaggagaag gaTGGGGGCGGGAGCCGGCGCTTCTCCAACCTGGGCAGCATGCACAGCAGCGTGGCCGGCTCCACCTGCTCCCTGTCCAGCGCGCACAGCTACAACCGCTCCCacgctgcaggaggaggaggaggaggagctggaggaggaggaggaggag gtgGCGGAGGCTCCTACACTCCCATGAGCTCAGGGTTGTCCACGCCCGTCTCCCCGACCCCGGCACACCTCCAGCACGTACGGGAGCAGATGGCAGCGGCCCTGCGGAAGATCAGAGAGCTGGAGGACCAGGTCAAGACCATTCCCGTGCTGCAG GTCAAGATCTCGGTGCTGCAGGAGGAGAAGCGTCAGCTGAGCGTGCAGCTGAAGAGCCAGAAGTTCCTGGGCCACACGCTGGGCTTCAGCGGGGGCAGCGTTGGAGGAGGAGGCCCCCGGGGAGGGAGGCCGCGCGGGGAGCTGTACATCGACATCCCTGAGGAGGACACTACAGCCACCGgagagaccaccatcaccaccaccaccaccaccgtcacatCACCAAccggcagtagcagcagcagcagcaggggggcTTTGTCCCCTACGTCCCCGCCACCACAGCAGCCGCAGGACTCCGGCTGCGAGATCGAGGACACGGTGATCGTCGGCGGGGCGAGGCCGGGAGCGCGCAGGGAGGTGCGCACCATCGGGGTCGGGCCCGAGGAGGAGGatgcagcggcggcggcagcggaggagaagaagacgaAAAAGGAGGCgcaggagcagaaggaggaggaggagatcatcAGCTACAGGCAGGTGGGCGTCGGGGTGTGCGAGGAGGACCTGGGCCTGCCGCCCGAGACCGCGTCCCTGAAGACCCAGGTGGGGCGTCTGGAGGCGCAGCTGAAGAAGGCCATGGAGGAGCTGCAGAGCGCCCAGGAGCAGGCCGAGGCTgcccagagggagagggagaggcaggcccactcacaaccacaaccaccaccagcaccagcaccagcagcaccgtCCCAGCCCCAGGCAGAGCACCCTGTCAGGGCCACCAGTGTAGGCTGGCAGGAGCAGCCGGTTCCTCAGCAGGGGGGTGGTGGCAGGgtcgggggagggggaggaggcggCTCCTGCCTGCAGACGGTGGTCAGCTTTACCCAGCAGCCCCGGCAGCGAGAGCAGAGGACTGTGGGTATCCAGGTGTACACGCTGGAGCAGCCCATGCTGGTGCGGGCGCAGGGGGGCGTGGTCTCGGGAGCGGGCGTCATCGAGGGCCCGTACAGGGGCCAGGCGGAGGCCCCCAGCTTAGATG AAGGGCCTCGAGAGCTGCCCATTGCAATCAGCTCCATGCAAGTCCGAGAGGTCCTTCAGCGGAGCGAGGTGTCCTCTTCAGTGCCTGTCACCAGCCCTGTGGTTGTCATAGAGACCGAGTGCCATCAGGTGACCTCCTTGAGTCAGGGGTCAAGTGAATCAGAGCCTTGTCAACACGTCACCGTGGAGACCATCCAGGCACAGGAGTCTACCAAGCCAG CCTCTCCCCAGTCCTCACTGAGGTCCATCATGAAGCGCAAGGCAGATGGGGAACCCGGCTCTCCCACCACTAAAAAGAATCTGCAGTTTATTGGGGTCAATGGAGG GTATGAATCCACATCGTCAGAGGAGAGCAGCAGTGAGAGTTCAGATGAGGAGAGCGATACGAGTGAATACCACGAGGCTCCAGAGAAACCTGCGGAGTCCGCCACGGCCCCACCCACGGCCCAGCCCACAacccaaccccctcctcctcccccaaagCCCGCTCGCTCCCCTGAAATCACAGCACAGCTCCGCGCTGCACAGCAGTCAGCCAATGAGACACTAGCTCTTCAGAGCGCCAGCCAATCACCTGCCACGGAAGCAGCCCCCTTACAGGTCGTTAGCCAACCAGCAGCCACAGCTGAGGCCACGGAAACCAGTGCCACTCAGACTCCAGCCACTGCCCCTGTGCCACCtcaagccagcagcagcagctccttgGAGCAGACCAACGCCAATCAGGAGGTAGTCCCGCCCACTGAACAAGCCGCCGTCCAACCAGCATCCTCTTCCCCTCCGGTCTCGGAACAGACTGCCCCTCAACAGGCcgcaccgactgccactgtcactGCCCAGTCAGTGGTCCAGAGCACTGCGACTGAAACCACTGCCCCCACCCCTCAGCAGCAAGCTAGCCAATCACAAACCACTGACCTTACTCCTCAGCAGGGAGCCAACCAATCACCAGCCACTGATTCCAGCTCCCAGCAACCCACTAGCCAATCCCCAGCCGAGGAGCCAACCTATGAGAATGTACGGCCCATGGCACCTGCCCGTCAggaaaccaa ACTGGAACTTAGCGAGAGCTTGATGTCAGCACTTCACACTCTACAAAAGGCTCTCGGAGAACCAAATGCCTTCAGCCAGCAGGGGGCG CGGACGGCCTACACGACGGTGCTGCAGGAGTGGTTGCGCGTgtcctgccacaagggggcagaCACGGGCGTGGTGCGGGCCCACATGGACTCCTTCGCCGCCGTCTCGCCGCAGCTGCTGGAGTTCGTCATCAACATGGCCGACGGCAACGGCAACACCGCGCTGCACTACACTGTGTCTCACTCCAACTTCCCCGTCGTTAAACTACTGCTagacaccg GCCTGTGCAACGCAGACAAGCAGAACAAGGCGGGCTACACAGCCATCATGCTGACAGCCCTGGCAGCCTTCAGCTCAGACAGCGACCTGCAGACCGTGCTGCAGCTCCTGCGCACCGGGGATGTCAACGCTAAGGCTAGCCA